A genomic window from Dama dama isolate Ldn47 chromosome 6, ASM3311817v1, whole genome shotgun sequence includes:
- the CPLX1 gene encoding complexin-1 — translation MEFVMKQALGGATKDMGKMLGGDEEKDPDAAKKEEERQEALRQEEEERKAKYAKMEAEREAMRQGIRDKYGIKKKEEREAEAQAALEANSEGSLTRPKKAIPPGCGDAAEEEDESILDTVIKYLPGPLQDIFKK, via the exons GGGCCACCAAGGACATGGGCAAGATGCTTGGGGGCGATGAGGAGAAGGACCCTGACGCCGCCAAGAAGGAGGAGGAGCGGCAGGAGGCTTTGcggcaagaggaggaggagcgCAAGGCCAAGTACGCCAAGATGGAGGCGGAGCGCGAGGCCATGCGGCAGGGCATCCGCGACAAG TACGGCATCAAGAAGAAGGAGGAGcgcgaggccgaggcccaggccGCCCTGGAGGCCAACTCGGAGGGCAGCCTGACGAGGCCCAAGAAGGCCATCCCGCCGGGCTGCGGGGACGCGGCGGAGGAGGAGGACGAGAGCATCCTGGACACGGTCATCAAGTACCTGCCCGGGCCGCTGCAGGACATTTTCAAGAAGTAG